The following are from one region of the Methanoculleus caldifontis genome:
- a CDS encoding pro-sigmaK processing inhibitor BofA family protein — MMEEILAILLAVAIAAALYYLMKKAMTLVINAVAGLVTLWLLNYFDVMSWFGAPDIQINLVTILICALGGLPGALVLVLLHLVGIAI, encoded by the coding sequence ATGATGGAAGAGATCCTTGCCATCCTTCTTGCCGTAGCGATAGCCGCGGCGCTCTATTACCTCATGAAGAAGGCGATGACGCTCGTCATCAACGCCGTCGCCGGGCTCGTTACGCTCTGGCTCCTGAACTACTTCGATGTCATGAGCTGGTTCGGCGCGCCCGACATCCAGATCAACCTGGTGACGATCCTGATCTGCGCCCTCGGCGGTCTCCCCGGCGCCCTGGTCCTGGTGCTGCTGCACCTCGTCGGGATCGCGATCTGA